ttatatagacatataataacaacaaaaataattattatttcatttaattattatagatatattttaaaatatacaaaacaaataattatataaaaaaaaaagtattttaataaaaataaaataatttataaaaaaatgtaattatttataattttatttatttaaattttatgattaaacatctaaaaaattatataaaaaatattaattcttAATTTGTCTATAAtcattattgataaaaacaCACAAAGTGAGTAAGCAATAGTATTTAAAGTATCTACAATAATAACATGAAGAACAGTTTCATGAAaacctaaaaataaataaggaatgttttaaaaataataaaaaaaaagttaccGGTCATTCTTAAGATTGCTAAATGAATAGATGgtaaatgacaaaaaaatggcattaaaatttgtattgtTAAACTccaaaataattgtttttgttctttttttCCACTTTCTTTTTCTGGTCTTTTAAGATTCCTTGATGCTTTATCtagtataattatatttattataaatgctATTATtggaaatattatttcagaagaaattgaaaaaatttgtagacctttcataaaattatcaCTATTACTTTTAACATAACCACAAGCACTATTTGATACATATTTAGAAGTACTTGATATAGTTGGATATATTCCATTTGTTAAACGTATAATAACTAAAATTACCTGAGAAATCCAAAAtaatgtcatttttttttcttttctaaaaattatattataccGTATGACAGCAAGACTAAATGGAATAAAATCAACAATTCCATGAACAGTATTACCAAAAAGTCTTATAGCTGAACATAcatcaatatttatatctttttttaaaatatatgaaaaaacaTATAATGCTGATTGCCCACCTTGTAAAATTGATTGTAATGAAAAAGCTgttgataaaataacaatattaatacGTAATAATggcatttttattaaatatatacttgatattgcttttattaatataattaaattacaaataagaataaatatttgatatccaccaaaaattatatgataatataaatttcttttaataggagtataataaatattaaaatctgTAGAATCATTCATTtgattaaattaaatgttaacaataatatttttaaaaatgtttttttaaagataatacatatatatatatatatatatatatatatatatatatatatatatatatatccaaTTCCCGATATTTaccatatttattttttgatatatctaattatattcattattatctctttatatttgtatgtatgatattttatttaaattaataatagtttaattatttattaattatacttaaaaaaaatatttttatttttatatataaaattttagttatcagaaatttatttaattttatataaaaaaaatttttttttatgttaaaatttttaaaaattaaaaaatttatataatttttaatttttttttattacagtttacttaaaataactttgtataaaaatatatatttttttacaataaattttaatatttaaaatcatttaaatgtCTGAAATTtacttatcttttttattaaaaagtattagaTATGGTGCAATTAATTTGTCCAAAACCTGTTTTGTAgtttatttgatttaaaaaaaaaataagaaatgaAATAGTAAATTGTTACTATTTGGaagtaaaatattgtaaGTATCAAATAAAAGATTCTTTAATGAAAGATATATCTTTAAACTTAATAtgagttttaaaaatagcaTGTTATGtagtattataataatagacAATCTATCGGTAAAAAGAAAGTgaagtataattttaatattaaaaatatagagAAAACAATGTAATGaaagaaacatttttttttacaatttcaTAATCACGTTCCACTTTGAAGAATGTAGTATTGACATCAAATTGTAAGGACATTTATAAGATATCATTATTACATaccattttattaatattttttatatttaacaattcttaataattttatcttcatCAATTACTTATGATAGCTATTACTATTAtgtatctttaaaatataacttaaaaagaaaagtgGTCTGTTATCAAAaccatttatatttaaattattttatttaataataacttaCAAACTATATTGAATGAGATGTTAAAGTAAcgtaaattaatatttaataaaagtatatgtATGAAGAAAATAATCTCAGTTACAATGTTTTACATTTagaaaacaaatattaatgttaacTTTTAAGTATACATATAGTTAGTGAAGTATACTTATAAGATGACCACTTCTGtaaataacattttcatAATACCTTACAGAAAAAGATTtcacaaaatataatattctcGCTTCACTACCATCTTTTACGTGCCCACataaaataagtatattcttatattttaaataattaataacagAAGCATATCTCATCAGATGACTTCATATACATTACCATTTACATATTAAAACCACCTCCTTCTTCAAAATTATCCAAAGTTAAcgtaaaattactttttaatacttaattttctttttataataatcgtatttctaaaaatttttcaaattatttataactaatattatatatagtataaaatttttctaatatactaatatatttctttttaataccATTCACATTCAGTAACCTGTTAATCTTATAGTGATAAGCTTACAGACACGATTTTACCACCTAAATAAGGCTTATTTCATCACCTTAGACCTGATCATTTAACCTtctaaaactttattttataaaaatctttttactttttaaatttttgggttggtattcaaaataaagaagattaaattatttataatatttttaatttataatttgatatattaaatttatttttatcattctataaatttattattctttttagaatatttttaattctaaaactatttattatattatatttatatttattaaaaaaaaaaagaaatgtttaaaaaaatgtttattattttttatttctttatatcaattaatggtttttcattatcaaattcatttaatgatgatattatatgtaaaggtttgttttattttattttaataattagtattttttattattatttatttataattattatttgttttttttttatttttagatttagATCCTGACTGTTCGtctagaaaaatattttgtgatCATGAAGCATATAGAGCagtaatgatattaaaatgtgCCAAAACATGTGATGCATGTGATGAggttaataaaatgatagaaGAGATGGAAATTGAAGAAGAAGAGAATGAGAATAAACAATTACCATGGACACATGGTGGTGGATCTACTGAAAAAGAGGtagatgaaaataataatgaggaggttgataatgaaaatactGGTGAGGAGAATGAAGAATTGGTAAAAGAAATTGAAGAGGTTGTAGAAAGTACTGATGAACCACATTCTACAATGATTGATAATAACATTGAGGAAGAAAAAATTGatgaagaattaaaaaatgttgaagAAGATGAAGATGAAGTGTTACCAGAACAATCAATTGAagataataaagaaatagaaCTGATACCTGAAGATGAGGAAACATATGAAGTTCCAGTTACAACTGTTAAAACAAAAACTTATTcacaatttaataaatatagacCAATGCcagaaaaaattttgacaGGACAAATAAAATCTTCTACTACAACAAAATCACCAAAAACTAAATCAAAAACAGCAAATGCTCTTATAACACGtatagaaaatgaaaaaaaaagacgtTGTGTTGATGATGCATCAGATTGTGAACTTCGTAAAAATCTTTGTAATGATTCTAAATTTGGatcaattgttaaaaaagtatGTAAAAGAACTTGTGGTGTTTGTCAACCAGTTATCATTCCAACAAATACTTATGTACCATTAGCAACAAAATCTAGAAATACtgttaaaagtaataatttttatttaaaatggaAAGAAAGTAGAAATACAACACCAAAACCAATAATTATTACAATGCAACATATGAAAAATCAAacaaagaataataataaaaatacatatggaaaaaaaacaattacaaaaaaagttACTTCACAATCAATACCAAGAAATAAAAATCCATATGTAAATATTCTTTCATCTAAATATGGTACTCGTGGGCAAACTGAAACAACTGATACAACAACAGTCGTAACTGATAAAGCAATTGATTGTGTTTCTAAACAAGCATTATGTAATCATAAGggatacaaaaatttaatggaAAGAATGTGTCCAAAGACGTGTGCCGTAACATTTTCATACTATTCATTCAATCAGTAACgaatatattataatctttttttaatcaaataacTAATAAGGTCTTTCATAACTcagtttaattattaataacttattatttaataatttggtataataattaatatattaatagaaataatgtaatattttgttatttattttaaatagtattttaataaataaaaaatttttttttatacttttaatttttcatatttaaaagttaaattttattagatataGTTAGACATAATAAGTTTACTATAAtataagtattaaaaaaattataaaatacacattagaaataaaaatttatatttaattaaactttattatttttattaaaaataaatagtttaaaatattaaaaaaaaaatttatttaaaattttatgaaaatattccTGTTGGACTTCCAGCATTATTTCTCATAGCATTTGGATTTAATTCTTCAAGATCTCTTATTTCAATTAAACGTTCCTCAACagtttcatatattttattttctcttattaattttatgacATGTTGAATTTCTGGATACATATATCTATCATTTTCTAGTGGTGGTGATACTGTCCTAACTAATTCATAAACTTTTTGTAATGGTTCAGTACTTTTTAatggttttaaaaattccATTGCTTGGCAGGCAGCAAGTAATTCCATTGCTAATACTGCTTCAACATGTTCAACAACTGTCAATGCTTTTCGAGCACTAAATCCTCCCATAGAAACATGATCTTCTTGATTACATGATGTTGGTATAGAATCAGCTGATGCTGGATGacataaaactttattttctGAAACTAATGATGCAGCACAAAGTTGAACTGTCATAAAACCTGAATTTAAACCACCATTTGGTGTTAAAAATGTTGGAAGACCAGAAAGTTCATTATTAACAAGTCTTTCTAAACGTCTTTCACTAATTTGTGCCAATTCTTGAACAGAAATTGCCAAGAAATCAAGAGCTTTAGCAGGATATTCACCATGAAAATTACCACCAGATATAATTTCTTCTCTATCAGCAAATATTAATGGATTGTCGGTGGCTGAATTCATTTCAATTTGTATTATACCATTAACAAAAGATATTGTATCATGAACAATACCATGTACTTGTGGTACACATCTTAATGTATAAGCATCTTGAACTTTACCACAATTTCTATGACTTTCAGCAATTTCACTTGGATTATTATCAGAATGTAATAATGATCGTAATCTTCTAGCACTAATACTTTGGCCTCTATGTGGTCTAACTCTATGAACATCAAAATCATATGCACGTGTTGTTCCTTTTAAAACATCTAATGATAATGCTGCAATAATATCAGCCTGTCTAGCTAAATTAAAAGCTTTTGTTACAGCAAGTGCTCCTAAAGATGTTACCATTTGTGTACCATTAATTAATGCTAAACCTTCTTTTGGTCCTAATTTTATAGGTtcaagattatttttttttaatactgtAGAAGCATTATCCCATCCTGTTTTTGGTGACCACATTTGTCCTTCACCTAACATTCCTAAAGCTAAATGTGCTAATGGACATAAATCTCCTGAACATCCTACAGTACCCTGTTGT
This Strongyloides ratti genome assembly S_ratti_ED321, chromosome : 2 DNA region includes the following protein-coding sequences:
- a CDS encoding ShKT domain-containing protein, which produces MFIIFYFFISINGFSLSNSFNDDIICKDLDPDCSSRKIFCDHEAYRAVMILKCAKTCDACDEVNKMIEEMEIEEEENENKQLPWTHGGGSTEKEVDENNNEEVDNENTGEENEELVKEIEEVVESTDEPHSTMIDNNIEEEKIDEELKNVEEDEDEVLPEQSIEDNKEIELIPEDEETYEVPVTTVKTKTYSQFNKYRPMPEKILTGQIKSSTTTKSPKTKSKTANALITRIENEKKRRCVDDASDCELRKNLCNDSKFGSIVKKVCKRTCGVCQPVIIPTNTYVPLATKSRNTVKSNNFYLKWKESRNTTPKPIIITMQHMKNQTKNNNKNTYGKKTITKKVTSQSIPRNKNPYVNILSSKYGTRGQTETTDTTTVVTDKAIDCVSKQALCNHKGYKNLMERMCPKTCAVTFSYYSFNQ
- a CDS encoding Histidine ammonia-lyase, translating into MEGNFKYSNYNIDYAIERASELSIKNDSFSGMSSQTVTGDCVMVEKPTTILIDGNSLTPKDLSMCGDINVKLALSKECKEKIIKARKFLEKIVSENKTVYGITTGFGTFSNVQISPSQIEELQVNLIRSHSTGYGNPLSPPRARMLLALRINVLAKGHSGISLENIEKLIKAFNNFCVSFVPQQGTVGCSGDLCPLAHLALGMLGEGQMWSPKTGWDNASTVLKKNNLEPIKLGPKEGLALINGTQMVTSLGALAVTKAFNLARQADIIAALSLDVLKGTTRAYDFDVHRVRPHRGQSISARRLRSLLHSDNNPSEIAESHRNCGKVQDAYTLRCVPQVHGIVHDTISFVNGIIQIEMNSATDNPLIFADREEIISGGNFHGEYPAKALDFLAISVQELAQISERRLERLVNNELSGLPTFLTPNGGLNSGFMTVQLCAASLVSENKVLCHPASADSIPTSCNQEDHVSMGGFSARKALTVVEHVEAVLAMELLAACQAMEFLKPLKSTEPLQKVYELVRTVSPPLENDRYMYPEIQHVIKLIRENKIYETVEERLIEIRDLEELNPNAMRNNAGSPTGIFS